In the genome of Macrobrachium nipponense isolate FS-2020 chromosome 34, ASM1510439v2, whole genome shotgun sequence, one region contains:
- the LOC135207620 gene encoding LOW QUALITY PROTEIN: probable 4-coumarate--CoA ligase 1 (The sequence of the model RefSeq protein was modified relative to this genomic sequence to represent the inferred CDS: inserted 1 base in 1 codon), with product MAPLKGCVVGPEGVIKCPFQDSSPEIPQGSIAMHIMKRLEENGNKIALTDGVTGEHLTSAALHRRSLRVASGLRRRGFLQGEVLCIIALNDMNYPAVFLATALNGGVMAPLSPGYNEADLEPLLRNSGASWIVAGEDQEEKAXSLSERVGGIKAIFTLGKEDVQGCSSFQELLEDPGDLYLPHTQVEPEKDLIMLPYSSGTTGVSKGVMVTHANLAAAYTLFRDKRTLGLGPDDVILLFLPFCHSLGFIIMFASLINDYSAVMIPKFAPRTFLQVVQDYKVTFMASVPTVVLFLAQAPIVDEYDITSLKGMFCGGRGRPTLRGASRRSAEEGPSSIFQTGGNLTVRQAYGMTESVAPVTICCQENRVGSVGQVTPHMQVKVADLKTRSPLGPMQEGEICVRGPTIVPGYYRNETATSGAFDKDGWLLTGDVGYYDPDGFLYVVDRLKEHHRSSSLQVAPAELEGVLLRHPDVVDAAVVGREDERAGELPTAFVVLRKGSLESAEGIMKHVEDRVSDFKQLRGGVVFVDSIPKTVSGKIMRKDLKKLLLRKENESVNDAL from the exons ATGGCTCCCTTAAAAG GATGCGTCGTAGGACCCGAAGGAGTGATTAAGTGTCCTTTCCAGGACTCCTCACCCGAGATTCCTCAAGGATCCATAGCCATGCACATCATGAAGAGGCTTGaagaaaatgggaataaaatTGCTCTG ACGGACGGTGTCACCGGCGAGCACCTTACTTCAGCGGCCCTCCATCGGCGCTCCCTGAGAGTGGCTTCTGGTCTGAGAAGAAGAGGGTTCCTTCAAGGGGAGGTGTTGTGCATCATAGCGCTCAATGACATGAACTACCCGGCAGTGTTCTTGGCCACTGCCCTCAACGGGGGTGTGATGGCACCTCTCAGCCCTGGGTATAATGAAG CTGATCTTGAACCCCTACTGAGGAATTCAGGAGCCTCCTGGATCGTGGCCGGAGAGGACCAGGAAGAAAAGG AAAGCCTCAGCGAAAGAGTAGGAGGTATCAAGGCGATCTTCACCCTAGGGAAAGAAGATGTCCAGGGATGTTCATCGTTTCAGGAATTACTGGAAGATCCAGGGGACCTCTACCTCCCCCACACGCAG GTGGAACCTGAGAAGGACCTGATAATGCTGCCCTACTCCTCGGGCACAACGGGCGTCTCCAAGGGCGTGATGGTCACCCACGCCAATTTAGCTGCTGCATATACGTTATTCAG GGACAAGCGAACTCTGGGACTGGGACCCGATGACGTCATCCTCCTTTTCCTTCCCTTCTGCCATTCCCTGGGCTTCATCATCATGTTTGCGTCGCTGATCAACGACTACTCGGCCGTCATGATCCCCAAATTCGCCCCAAGGACTTTCCTCCAAGTTGTACAGGATTACAAG GTAACCTTCATGGCATCGGTTCCTACGGTCGTCCTGTTCCTGGCCCAAGCGCCCATCGTCGACGAATACGACATCACCTCCCTCAAGGGGATGTTCTGCGGGGGGCGGGGGCGCCCCACTCTCCGGGGAGCGTCCAGACGCTCTGCAGAAGAGGG TCCATCTTCAATTTTCCAGACTGGAGGTAACCTGACTGTCAGGCAGGCGTATGGCATGACCGAATCAGTCGCTCCTGTGACCATCTGTTGCCAGGAAAACAGGGTGGGCTCCGTTGGTCAGGTCACGCCTCACATGCAGGTCAAA GTAGCTGACCTGAAGACCAGGTCTCCTTTGGGTCCTATGCAAGAAGGGGAGATTTGTGTCAGAGGACCTACCATTGTACCTGGATATTACAG GAATGAAACTGCGACCTCCGGGGCCTTCGACAAAGACGGCTGGCTCCTGACAGGGGATGTCGGCTATTACGATCCGGATGGATTCCTTTACGTAGTCGACAGGCTTAAGGAACATCATCGAAGTTCAAG CTTGCAGGTGGCACCAGCTGAATTGGAAGGGGTCCTTCTGAGACACCCTGACGTCGTCGACGCTGCCGTGGTAGGACGGGAGGACGAAAGGGCCGGAGAACTTCCTACGGCCTTCGTAGTCCTGAGGAAGGGCTCTCTGGAGTCGGCCGAGGGAATCATGAAACACGTCGAAG ACAGAGTCAGCGACTTCAAACAGCTGCGAGGGGGAGTGGTGTTCGTGGACTCAATTCCGAAGACGGTCAGCGGGAAGATCATGAGGAAGGATTTGAAGAAGTTACTCCTCAGAAAAGAAAACGAGAGCGTCAACGATGCCCTATAG